One window from the genome of Malus domestica chromosome 01, GDT2T_hap1 encodes:
- the LOC114821926 gene encoding uncharacterized protein, with protein sequence MSTEKTPQKKERPQIVKLDKALDLAKKWLSTMSEPAEDEPFEIQARPARLGLGAVAPRPSKFVPSNDPLERKLHYKLDAARRNAAKIAEESTLAAKDDDENDDEDSRTSAFAKKRPAAPVTPSLRAKKRQK encoded by the exons ATGAGCACCGAAAAGACGCCGCAGAAAAAGGAACGTCCTCAAATAGTTAAATTGGATAAAGCTTTGGATCTG GCTAAAAAATGGCTTAGTACCATGAGTGAACCTGCAGAAGATGAGCCATTTGAAATACAGGCTCGGCCTGCTAG GCTTGGACTAGGTGCTGTAGCTCCCCGCCCATCCAAGTTTGTACCTTCAAATGATCCTCTTGAAAGGAAATTACATTACAAGTTGGATGCCGCAAGAAGAAATGCTGCTAAAATTGCAGAGGAGTCCACACTAGCTGCTAAAGATGATGATGAaaatgatgatgaagatagCAGAACTAGTGCCTTTGCAAAGAAAAGACCAGCAGCTCCAGTAACCCCATCGTTACGGGCGAAGAAAAGGCAGAAGTAA
- the LOC114821952 gene encoding uncharacterized protein → MAKKSQKRSVRYEKDQLGCMWGLMSIFDFRHGRPTWKLISDKRHGSKQAVATGLSRNKFEVLSTLDENFEGTLDGDGSSKAIVLVDACKPSVKKLMEEEMSSEQGMKKEISNHAVETKQSESSQNRKDQKKTKRTRKKSRDMDTHIMNASENSESGCSCNQNPEQKTRSNVGMDEIMEEVCCQIHQKYINCANHDVNGEAPVEPSDKHSDFEEKLCVAIKEFMNHKLADGKHLTEDQKVHHFKELMDALEVLSSDEELFLKLLQDPNSLLAKHVQKFQDAQIEKDEEYASFAESKLSEQKLGDVKQSEELVNRKQRYFFRRKVKPQERNPSKENEDSEASKRIVILKPGHPVLRNSETGDSASPESHNIVRNKGPSERVGSHFFLSEIKRKLKNAMGKQHHGASTVGSSNRLPYGRQNSGGSDKGIGKEKLRSSPGKEHFYIERIAKPSGGIKRAEKTGKVKEPEVSLKHENHGLADERLSNLYIEAKKHLCEMLSNGDEGVDISRQQFPKSLGKILSLPEYNVSPFGSPGRDLEHGFVTAQMRLSAYDKLLKANENTLSPKQEKNASPLGEVVHNLGSLPSNSDNNPDDKVQPSNSIPSISDNLIQDNEVEEAHPSVVDKKNSEGVEIKNGKEIVAWEEEIIAWEEEIVAWEEEIVLDALSELSGSSIAINDQNDDKRISECLQQNSYDENPQSSSLASPSSSLTTKHVEDLESGIDTPERPSPVSVLEPLFTEDDISPGKTISRFGELQPLRIEFEDYDPSAAEQANNAKTCTEDKELMFDFVKAVMQASVFNWDDFCMKWLSSDQIIEPSLCDEVEFFPNQLCYDSKLLVDCINEVLLEVCGRYYGCFPRISSAKPSIRPVPDMKTAIDEVWIEVYWHLRPLPLPRTLDQIVTKDMSRPGTWMDLRFDAETIGVDMGEAILQELMEDTILSYVEGSLGSEDVSVKSESNETESILNL, encoded by the exons ATGGCAAAGAAGTCACAGAAACGCTCTGTGAGGTATGAGAAAGATCAGTTAGGCTGCATGTGGGGTTTGATGAGTATCTTTGACTTCCGGCACGGCCGCCCCACCTGGAAGCTGATTTCTGATAAGAGGCATGGAAGTAAGCAAGCTGTTG CTACTGGACTTTCGAGGAACAAGTTTGAGGTTTTGAGCACTTTGGATGAAAACTTCGAAGGCACACTT GATGGCGATGGGAGCTCAAAAGCAATAGTGTTAGTGGATGCTTGTAAGCCTAGTGTGAAGAAACTCATGGAAGAAGAAATGTCCAGTGAGCAGGGCATGAAGAAGGAGATAAGCAATCATGCAGTGGAAACTAAACAGTCAGAATCAAGCCAGAACAGAAAGGACCAGAAGAAAACAAAGAGGACTCGCAAGAAAAGCCGAGACATGGACACCCATATTATGAATGCTTCAGAGAACTCGGAATCTGGATGCTCTTGCAATCAGAATCCGGAGCAGAAAACTAGAAGTAATGTTGGAATGGATGAGATAATGGAAGAGGTATGTTGCCAGATCCATCAGAAATATATCAATTGCGCGAATCATGACGTGAATGGTGAAGCTCCTGTGGAACCAAGCGACAAGCATTCTGATTTTGAAGAGAAATTATGTGTGGCAATCAAGGAGTTCATGAATCATAAGTTAGCAGATGGGAAACATCTTACGGAAGATCAGAAAGTCCACCACTTCAAAGAGCTAATGGATGCGCTCGAGGTCTTAAGTTCAGATGAGGAATTGTTTCTGAAACTTTTGCAGGATCCAAACTCACTGTTGGCAAAACATGTCCAAAAGTTCCAGGATGCTCAGATAGAGAAAGATGAAGAATACGCTTCCTTTGCAGAGTCCAAGTTGTCGGAACAGAAGCTTGGTGATGTAAAACAATCTGAGGAGCTTGTCAACCGTAAACAGCGGTACTTTTTCAGGAGAAAGGTCAAGCCTCAGGAAAGAAACCCAAGTAAGGAAAATGAGGATTCTGAAGCTTCAAAGAGAATCGTCATTTTGAAGCCTGGGCATCCAGTGTTACGAAATTCTGAAACTGGAGATAGTGCATCCCCAGAATCCCATAACATTGTAAGAAATAAAGGGCCAAGTGAAAGAGTTGGTTCCCACTTTTTTCTCtcagaaataaaaaggaaactAAAGAATGCAATGGGAAAGCAACACCATGGGGCATCTACTGTTGGAAGTTCAAACAGATTGCCTTATGGGCGTCAAAATTCGGGAGGTAGTGACAAAGGAATTGGTAAGGAAAAACTTAGAAGTTCCCCTGGTAAAGAGCATTTCTACATTGAAAGAATTGCTAAACCTTCCGGTGGTATCAAGAGGGCAGAAAAGACTGGGAAAGTGAAAGAACCTGAAGTAAGTTTGAAACATGAAAATCATGGTCTTGCGGATGAAAGGCTATCTAACCTCTACATTGAGGCCAAGAAGCATCTCTGTGAGATGCTGAGTAATGGAGATGAAGGTGTAGATATATCAAGACAGCAGTTTCCTAAATCCTTGGGAAAGATTCTTTCTCTTCCTGAGTACAACGTTTCTCCTTTTGGCAGTCCTGGAAGGGACTTGGAGCATGGCTTTGTTACCGCACAGATGAGATTGTCTGCTTATGACAAACTTTTGAAGGCCAATGAGAATACATTGTCTCCTAAGCAAGAGAAAAATGCCAGCCCTCTTGGTGAGGTAGTACACAACTTAGGGAGTCTGCCGTCTAATTCTGACAATAACCCTGATGATAAAGTACAGCCTTCTAACTCAATACCAAGCATCTCAGATAATCTGATTCAAGATAATGAAGTGGAAGAAGCCCATCCTTCCGTCGTAGATAAGAAGAATTCTGAAG GTGTCGAGattaaaaatggaaaagaaatcgTTGCTTGGGAAGAAGAAATCATTGCTTGGGAAGAAGAAATTGTTGCTTGGGAAGAAGAAATTGTCTTGGATGCCCTCTCTGAACTAAGTGGTTCTTCAATCGCcataaatgaccaaaatgatgataAAAGAATTTCGGAATGCTTACAACAG AATTCATATGACGAAAACCCGCAATCTTCTTCATTAGCATCCCCTTCCAGCTCTTTAACCACCAAGCATGTTGAGGATTTAGAAAGTGGTATAGATACACCAGAGCGGCCAAGTCCTGTTTCAGTTCTGGAGCCACTATTCACAGAGGATGATATCAGCCCCGGGAAAACCATTTCTCGGTTTG GAGAGCTACAACCACTAAGGATCGAATTTGAAGATTATGACCCTTCAGCTGCAGAGCAAGCTAACAATGCAAAAACCTGTACAGAAGACAAGGAACTAATGTTTGATTTTGTAAAAGCAGTCATGCAAGCCTCTGTCTTCAATTGGGATGACTTCTGTATGAAGTGGCTTTCTTCTGACCAAATTATTGAGCCATCATTGTGTGATGAGGTGGAATTTTTTCCTAACCAGCTTTGCTATGACTCGAAGCTCCTTGTTGACTGTATTAATGAAGTTCTACTGGAGGTTTGTGGGCGTTATTATGGTTGCTTCCCTCGGATATCATCTGCGAAACCTAGTATAAGACCAGTACCAGATATGAAAACTGCTATAGATGAGGTCTGGATAGAAGTTTATTGGCATCTCCGTCCTCTTCCATTGCCTCGTACTTTGGACCAGATTGTCACAAAAGACATGTCAAGACCTGGAACGTGGATGGACCTTCGGTTCGATGCTGAGACCATTGGTGTTGACATGGGTGAAGCCATTCTCCAAGAATTGATGGAAGACACCATATTAAGCTATGTAGAAGGAAGTCTCGGAAGTGAAGATGTTTCAGTTAAATCTGAATCAAATGAAACAGAGAGCATTCTCAACTTATAG
- the LOC114821961 gene encoding putative recombination initiation defects 3 isoform X3 — protein MKLKINKACDVSSISVLPPHTRRPNAVPNGPQAAQLRSQPSEQSFSQGLSSQHNMFSQLSQNSQCDVLMNDQRFGSQERENSVKKVAYLPPISHARDESQLQISRSSTNLMRKWSSASVSDHRCQNSVEFEHRIGVMETSLNKFGMILDSVQRDVMQVKKGMKEVSMEMEAMRQKLIAQDNSLQLTIKGQEDFKTSLEGGIKSISEEVSKNTYQDKLQEIFLALSALPEKIGVAEAALLKSQNKLHDSFIKEMQKLLCTKNQSTSTQNCEVPTILPPQGSAYPALLQGKPQPIKSSAVPPKVGVQAVVVPKIETGGWKSVKGETSTLSNNGFRQVQKRSRFTSIPQERECRVIIESDEEIDGAFSCLFGEKETDVDMAEEVMEETERILRRARRRKRKCSNTIIIN, from the exons ATGAAGTTGAAGATCAACAAGGCCTGCGATGTCAGCTCCATCTCAGTCCTTCCTCCTCACACAAG GAGACCAAATGCTGTACCAAATGGACCACAAGCAGCGCAGCTTCGCTCTCAACCATCAGAGCAGTCATTTTCTCAGGGACTCTCATCTCAGCATAACATGTTTTCTCAACTCTCCCAGAACTCTCAGTGTGATGTTCTCATGAACGATCAG AGGTTTGGCTCTCAAGAACGAGAGAATTCTGTGAAGAAAGTTGCTTACTTACCCCCAATTAGTCATGCACGTGACGAAAGTCAATTGCAGATCTCAAGATCTTCCACCAACCTCATGCGCAAGTGGAGTTCCGCTTCTGTTTCAGATCATCGAT GTCAGAATAGTGTGGAATTTGAACACCGGATTGGAGTGATGGAAACTTCATTAAATAAGTTTGGAATGATCTTGGATTCTGTCCAGCGTGATGTAATGCAAGTAAAAAAAGGGATGAAGGAAGTTTCTATGGAGA TGGAAGCAATGCGGCAGAAATTGATAGCGCAGGATAATTCATTGCAATTAACG ATTAAGGGGCAAGAAGACTTCAAAACTAGCCTTGAAGGAGGCATCAAGTCTATTTCTGAAGAAGTCAGCAAAAATACCTATCAAGACAAATTACAGGAGATTTTCTTGGCGCTTTCAGCTTTACCAGAAAAGATAGGAGTCGCTGAAGCAGCTTTACTGAAATCACAAAACAAGCTGCATGACTCCTTCATCAAGGAAATGCAG AAGTTGCTTTGCACCAAGAATCAGAGTACTTCCACCCAAAATTGTGAAGTACCCACAATACTTCCACCACAG GGTTCTGCATATCCTGCCCTTCTACAAGGAAAGCCACAGCCTATTAAAAG TTCAGCTGTGCCTCCCAAGGTTGGTGTGCAAGCAGTTGTAGTTCCAAAGATAGAAACAGGAGGCTGGAAGTCTGTAAAGGGGGAAACATCTACCTTGAGCAATAATGGGTTCCGGCAAGTACAAAAGCGTAGCAGATTTACTTCCATTCCACAG GAAAGGGAATGCAGAGTCATTATTGAATCAGACGAGGAGATTGATGGAGCTTTTTCCTGCTTGTTTGGCGAGAAGGAAACAG ACGTAGATATGGCCGAGGAGGTAATGGAAGAGACAGAAAGGATCTTGAGAAGGGCAAGAAGGCGAAAGAGAAAATGCAGCAACACTATAATTATTAACTGA
- the LOC114821961 gene encoding putative recombination initiation defects 3 isoform X1 has product MKLKINKACDVSSISVLPPHTRRPNAVPNGPQAAQLRSQPSEQSFSQGLSSQHNMFSQLSQNSQCDVLMNDQRFGSQERENSVKKVAYLPPISHARDESQLQISRSSTNLMRKWSSASVSDHRCQNSVEFEHRIGVMETSLNKFGMILDSVQRDVMQVKKGMKEVSMEMEAMRQKLIAQDNSLQLTIKGQEDFKTSLEGGIKSISEEVSKNTYQDKLQEIFLALSALPEKIGVAEAALLKSQNKLHDSFIKEMQKLLCTKNQSTSTQNCEVPTILPPQKMQGSAYPALLQGKPQPIKSSAVPPKVGVQAVVVPKIETGGWKSVKGETSTLSNNGFRQVQKRSRFTSIPQERECRVIIESDEEIDGAFSCLFGEKETDVDMAEEVMEETERILRRARRRKRKCSNTIIIN; this is encoded by the exons ATGAAGTTGAAGATCAACAAGGCCTGCGATGTCAGCTCCATCTCAGTCCTTCCTCCTCACACAAG GAGACCAAATGCTGTACCAAATGGACCACAAGCAGCGCAGCTTCGCTCTCAACCATCAGAGCAGTCATTTTCTCAGGGACTCTCATCTCAGCATAACATGTTTTCTCAACTCTCCCAGAACTCTCAGTGTGATGTTCTCATGAACGATCAG AGGTTTGGCTCTCAAGAACGAGAGAATTCTGTGAAGAAAGTTGCTTACTTACCCCCAATTAGTCATGCACGTGACGAAAGTCAATTGCAGATCTCAAGATCTTCCACCAACCTCATGCGCAAGTGGAGTTCCGCTTCTGTTTCAGATCATCGAT GTCAGAATAGTGTGGAATTTGAACACCGGATTGGAGTGATGGAAACTTCATTAAATAAGTTTGGAATGATCTTGGATTCTGTCCAGCGTGATGTAATGCAAGTAAAAAAAGGGATGAAGGAAGTTTCTATGGAGA TGGAAGCAATGCGGCAGAAATTGATAGCGCAGGATAATTCATTGCAATTAACG ATTAAGGGGCAAGAAGACTTCAAAACTAGCCTTGAAGGAGGCATCAAGTCTATTTCTGAAGAAGTCAGCAAAAATACCTATCAAGACAAATTACAGGAGATTTTCTTGGCGCTTTCAGCTTTACCAGAAAAGATAGGAGTCGCTGAAGCAGCTTTACTGAAATCACAAAACAAGCTGCATGACTCCTTCATCAAGGAAATGCAG AAGTTGCTTTGCACCAAGAATCAGAGTACTTCCACCCAAAATTGTGAAGTACCCACAATACTTCCACCACAG AAAATGCAGGGTTCTGCATATCCTGCCCTTCTACAAGGAAAGCCACAGCCTATTAAAAG TTCAGCTGTGCCTCCCAAGGTTGGTGTGCAAGCAGTTGTAGTTCCAAAGATAGAAACAGGAGGCTGGAAGTCTGTAAAGGGGGAAACATCTACCTTGAGCAATAATGGGTTCCGGCAAGTACAAAAGCGTAGCAGATTTACTTCCATTCCACAG GAAAGGGAATGCAGAGTCATTATTGAATCAGACGAGGAGATTGATGGAGCTTTTTCCTGCTTGTTTGGCGAGAAGGAAACAG ACGTAGATATGGCCGAGGAGGTAATGGAAGAGACAGAAAGGATCTTGAGAAGGGCAAGAAGGCGAAAGAGAAAATGCAGCAACACTATAATTATTAACTGA
- the LOC114821961 gene encoding putative recombination initiation defects 3 isoform X2 has protein sequence MKLKINKACDVSSISVLPPHTRRPNAVPNGPQAAQLRSQPSEQSFSQGLSSQHNMFSQLSQNSQCDVLMNDQRFGSQERENSVKKVAYLPPISHARDESQLQISRSSTNLMRKWSSASVSDHRCQNSVEFEHRIGVMETSLNKFGMILDSVQRDVMQVKKGMKEVSMEMEAMRQKLIAQDNSLQLTIKGQEDFKTSLEGGIKSISEEVSKNTYQDKLQEIFLALSALPEKIGVAEAALLKSQNKLHDSFIKEMQKLLCTKNQSTSTQNCEVPTILPPQKMQGSAYPALLQGKPQPIKSSAVPPKVGVQAVVVPKIETGGWKSVKGETSTLSNNGFRQVQKRSRFTSIPQERECRVIIESDEEIDGAFSCLFGEKETDMAEEVMEETERILRRARRRKRKCSNTIIIN, from the exons ATGAAGTTGAAGATCAACAAGGCCTGCGATGTCAGCTCCATCTCAGTCCTTCCTCCTCACACAAG GAGACCAAATGCTGTACCAAATGGACCACAAGCAGCGCAGCTTCGCTCTCAACCATCAGAGCAGTCATTTTCTCAGGGACTCTCATCTCAGCATAACATGTTTTCTCAACTCTCCCAGAACTCTCAGTGTGATGTTCTCATGAACGATCAG AGGTTTGGCTCTCAAGAACGAGAGAATTCTGTGAAGAAAGTTGCTTACTTACCCCCAATTAGTCATGCACGTGACGAAAGTCAATTGCAGATCTCAAGATCTTCCACCAACCTCATGCGCAAGTGGAGTTCCGCTTCTGTTTCAGATCATCGAT GTCAGAATAGTGTGGAATTTGAACACCGGATTGGAGTGATGGAAACTTCATTAAATAAGTTTGGAATGATCTTGGATTCTGTCCAGCGTGATGTAATGCAAGTAAAAAAAGGGATGAAGGAAGTTTCTATGGAGA TGGAAGCAATGCGGCAGAAATTGATAGCGCAGGATAATTCATTGCAATTAACG ATTAAGGGGCAAGAAGACTTCAAAACTAGCCTTGAAGGAGGCATCAAGTCTATTTCTGAAGAAGTCAGCAAAAATACCTATCAAGACAAATTACAGGAGATTTTCTTGGCGCTTTCAGCTTTACCAGAAAAGATAGGAGTCGCTGAAGCAGCTTTACTGAAATCACAAAACAAGCTGCATGACTCCTTCATCAAGGAAATGCAG AAGTTGCTTTGCACCAAGAATCAGAGTACTTCCACCCAAAATTGTGAAGTACCCACAATACTTCCACCACAG AAAATGCAGGGTTCTGCATATCCTGCCCTTCTACAAGGAAAGCCACAGCCTATTAAAAG TTCAGCTGTGCCTCCCAAGGTTGGTGTGCAAGCAGTTGTAGTTCCAAAGATAGAAACAGGAGGCTGGAAGTCTGTAAAGGGGGAAACATCTACCTTGAGCAATAATGGGTTCCGGCAAGTACAAAAGCGTAGCAGATTTACTTCCATTCCACAG GAAAGGGAATGCAGAGTCATTATTGAATCAGACGAGGAGATTGATGGAGCTTTTTCCTGCTTGTTTGGCGAGAAGGAAACAG ATATGGCCGAGGAGGTAATGGAAGAGACAGAAAGGATCTTGAGAAGGGCAAGAAGGCGAAAGAGAAAATGCAGCAACACTATAATTATTAACTGA